In one Mesorhizobium australicum genomic region, the following are encoded:
- the bcsA gene encoding UDP-forming cellulose synthase catalytic subunit has translation MSKFLLVLVWALSAALVLLIVSLPINLQTHLIAGTVVLVLMMALKLLRAEGNWRLVALALGTAIVLRYAYWRTTSTLPPVSQLENFIPGLLLYLAEMYSVFMLGLSLFIVAKPLPSRPPKIVTDESNLPTVDVFVPSYNEEPQLLADTIAAARAMDYPADKFTVWLLDDGGTVQKRNATHVVEAETALERHKSLQQLCADLGARYLTRERNEHAKAGNMNNGLAYSQGELIAVFDADHAPTRSFLRETVGYFNEDPRLFLVQTPHFFLNPDPLERNLRTFEKMPSENEMFYGIIQRGLDKWNGAFFCGSAAVLRRAALMEANGFSGVSITEDCETAIELHSRGWNSVYVDKPLIAGLQPTTFASFIGQRSRWAQGMMQILRFRFPLLKRGLSFPQRLCYMSSTLFWLFPFPRTIFLLAPLFYLFFDLQIFTASGGEFLAYTFSYMIVNLMMQNYLYGSFRWPWISELYEYIQSVHLLPAVISVMLNPRKPTFKVTAKDESVAVSRLSELSRPFFLIFALLVVATFVAAWRIYAEPYKADVTLVVGGWNLLNLIMAGCALGVVSEKRERAATRRIKVKRRCEFGREGIWYPGTIEDVSVNGARIKVYRGDALDALGDGEVNLRFEMLSGAGTAILPVEIRNSERSADGLAIGCRYVRSTADHHRYVADLVFASADQWTQFQSARRRNPGVLMGTIWFLRLAMFQTYRGLVYLFRSARGDKDEARSGEVSR, from the coding sequence ATGAGTAAGTTTCTCCTTGTCCTGGTCTGGGCCCTTTCGGCGGCGCTGGTCCTTCTGATCGTGTCGCTGCCGATCAACCTCCAGACGCATCTGATCGCCGGGACGGTCGTCCTCGTGCTGATGATGGCTCTCAAGCTGCTGCGGGCCGAGGGCAACTGGCGCCTCGTCGCGCTGGCGCTGGGAACCGCCATCGTGCTTCGCTACGCCTACTGGCGCACGACGAGCACGCTGCCGCCGGTGAGCCAGCTTGAAAATTTCATCCCCGGACTGCTGCTCTACCTCGCCGAGATGTACAGCGTGTTCATGCTGGGGCTGAGCCTGTTCATCGTCGCCAAGCCGCTGCCGTCGCGCCCGCCGAAGATCGTGACGGACGAATCCAACCTGCCGACCGTGGATGTCTTCGTGCCGAGCTACAACGAGGAGCCGCAGCTTCTGGCCGACACGATCGCGGCGGCACGTGCGATGGACTATCCCGCCGACAAGTTCACCGTCTGGCTGCTCGACGACGGCGGAACGGTGCAGAAGCGCAACGCTACCCATGTCGTGGAGGCCGAGACGGCGCTCGAGCGGCACAAGTCGCTGCAGCAGCTCTGCGCCGATCTCGGCGCCCGCTATCTGACGCGCGAACGCAACGAGCACGCCAAGGCCGGCAACATGAACAACGGCCTCGCCTATTCGCAAGGCGAGCTCATCGCCGTCTTCGATGCCGACCACGCGCCCACGCGCAGTTTTCTGCGGGAGACAGTCGGCTATTTTAACGAGGACCCGCGCCTGTTCCTCGTCCAGACGCCGCACTTCTTCCTCAATCCCGATCCGCTCGAAAGGAATCTCAGGACCTTCGAGAAGATGCCGTCCGAGAACGAGATGTTCTACGGCATCATCCAGCGCGGCCTCGACAAGTGGAACGGCGCCTTCTTCTGCGGCTCGGCGGCTGTCCTGCGCCGCGCGGCGCTGATGGAGGCGAACGGCTTCTCGGGCGTTTCGATCACCGAAGACTGCGAGACGGCGATCGAGTTGCATTCGCGAGGCTGGAACAGCGTCTATGTCGACAAGCCGCTGATCGCCGGCCTCCAGCCGACGACCTTCGCGAGCTTTATCGGACAGCGCAGCCGCTGGGCGCAGGGCATGATGCAGATCCTGCGGTTCCGCTTCCCGCTCCTCAAGCGCGGCTTAAGCTTTCCCCAACGCCTGTGCTACATGTCCTCGACGCTGTTCTGGCTGTTTCCCTTCCCGCGCACGATCTTTCTTCTCGCGCCGCTGTTCTATCTCTTCTTCGACCTGCAGATCTTTACGGCCTCGGGCGGCGAGTTCCTCGCCTACACGTTCAGCTACATGATCGTGAACCTGATGATGCAGAACTATCTCTATGGCAGCTTCCGCTGGCCGTGGATTTCGGAACTCTACGAATATATCCAGTCGGTCCACCTTTTGCCGGCCGTCATCTCGGTGATGCTCAATCCGCGCAAGCCGACCTTCAAGGTGACGGCCAAGGACGAATCCGTCGCGGTCAGCCGTCTTTCGGAGCTCAGCCGGCCGTTCTTTCTCATCTTCGCCCTCCTGGTGGTCGCGACGTTTGTCGCGGCCTGGCGGATCTATGCCGAGCCTTACAAGGCCGACGTGACGCTGGTTGTCGGAGGCTGGAACCTGCTCAACCTCATCATGGCGGGTTGCGCGCTCGGCGTGGTGTCGGAAAAGCGGGAGCGGGCCGCGACGCGCCGGATCAAAGTGAAGCGCCGCTGCGAATTCGGGCGCGAGGGCATCTGGTATCCGGGCACGATCGAGGATGTTTCGGTCAACGGGGCGCGGATCAAGGTCTATCGCGGCGACGCCCTCGACGCTTTGGGTGACGGCGAGGTCAATCTCCGCTTCGAGATGCTGTCCGGTGCAGGCACTGCGATCCTGCCGGTAGAGATTCGCAATTCGGAACGATCGGCGGACGGGCTCGCCATCGGCTGCAGATACGTCCGGTCCACAGCCGACCATCACCGCTACGTCGCCGATCTCGTCTTCGCGAGCGCGGATCAGTGGACGCAGTTCCAGAGTGCGCGACGCCGCAATCCCGGCGTCCTGATGGGAACGATCTGGTTCCTGCGGCTGGCGATGTTCCAGACCTATCGCGGTCTCGTCTATCTCTTCCGGAGCGCGCGCGGCGACAAGGACGAGGCGCGAAGCGGGGAGGTGTCCCGATGA
- a CDS encoding NAD(P)H-dependent oxidoreductase, which yields MNVLIVYAHPEPASFNAAMRDRARDALTRAGHEVVISDLYGEGFNPVAGRHDFLSVADEQVFHYQTEQAHAARHGSYAPDITREQKRVADADLLILQFPLWWGGVPAILKGWGERVFSYGFGYADGLRFDTGVFRGRRAMVSLTSGGTTARFGAGAAYGELERQVLWQIQHLGLEYMGYELEPPFVAYGAPRVDAAGRAAYLDALEEHVLRAAEKPVDRSLKIESPLDLVPDGAWRQQR from the coding sequence ATGAACGTCCTCATCGTCTACGCCCACCCTGAACCCGCCTCCTTTAACGCCGCGATGCGCGACCGCGCGCGGGATGCGCTGACCCGAGCCGGGCATGAGGTGGTGATTTCCGATCTTTATGGCGAAGGATTCAATCCGGTTGCCGGCCGTCACGATTTTCTTTCGGTCGCCGACGAACAGGTCTTCCACTACCAGACCGAACAGGCGCATGCGGCCCGCCACGGCAGCTATGCACCCGACATCACGCGCGAGCAGAAGCGCGTGGCCGATGCCGACCTCCTCATCCTGCAGTTCCCGCTCTGGTGGGGCGGCGTGCCGGCGATCCTCAAGGGCTGGGGCGAGCGCGTCTTCTCCTATGGCTTCGGCTATGCCGACGGGCTGCGCTTCGACACCGGCGTCTTCCGCGGCCGGCGTGCGATGGTCTCGCTGACGTCGGGCGGCACCACGGCCCGCTTCGGCGCGGGCGCGGCCTATGGCGAGCTGGAGAGGCAGGTGCTGTGGCAGATCCAGCATCTCGGCCTTGAATATATGGGCTATGAGCTGGAGCCGCCCTTCGTCGCCTATGGCGCGCCGCGCGTCGACGCTGCGGGACGCGCGGCCTATCTCGATGCACTGGAAGAACATGTGCTGAGGGCGGCCGAGAAGCCGGTCGACCGCAGCCTCAAGATCGAGAGCCCGCTCGACCTCGTGCCGGACGGCGCGTGGCGGCAGCAGAGGTAA
- a CDS encoding TRAP transporter small permease — protein sequence MQHSETADARVRGPIGWYVSTLRFLAGATMMMIVVIMTAQVTARYIFGSSLIWAEELCRYILIWQTFLFIGLAYTKGELVAVDIVPLMLSPRWRLALKALVSIPILVFLWLMMVNGFDYSTRFGHQIVPAVDFIFMSLIGHGVGLSIFWVYVSVAVGSALLALHIIASLVLDWRQLPNAPEKPAPTEAEG from the coding sequence ATGCAGCATTCTGAAACTGCGGACGCGCGCGTCCGGGGGCCGATCGGCTGGTATGTCTCAACCCTGCGCTTTCTCGCAGGCGCGACCATGATGATGATCGTCGTGATCATGACGGCCCAGGTCACCGCCCGCTACATATTCGGCTCATCGCTCATCTGGGCCGAGGAACTCTGCCGCTACATCCTGATCTGGCAGACCTTCCTGTTCATCGGACTTGCCTACACGAAGGGTGAGCTTGTCGCCGTCGACATCGTGCCGCTCATGCTTTCTCCAAGGTGGCGGCTGGCGTTGAAGGCGCTGGTGTCGATCCCGATCCTCGTTTTCCTCTGGTTGATGATGGTGAACGGCTTCGACTATTCGACGCGGTTCGGCCATCAGATCGTACCCGCGGTCGACTTCATCTTCATGTCGCTGATCGGCCACGGCGTCGGCCTGTCGATCTTCTGGGTCTACGTCTCGGTTGCCGTCGGTTCGGCGCTTCTCGCCCTCCACATCATTGCATCGCTGGTGCTCGACTGGCGCCAGCTCCCCAACGCGCCAGAGAAACCGGCGCCGACCGAAGCGGAGGGCTGA
- a CDS encoding 3-keto-5-aminohexanoate cleavage protein, whose translation MAPRKVIITCAVTGSIHTPSMSEHLPVTAQEIADAAIGAAEAGAAIVHLHARDPKNGLPDQSPAAFEPFLKVIKQRSDCVVNITTGGASTMTIAERLQPVATFKPEVASLNMGSMNFGLYPMLARFKEFKHDWELPYLEGSRDRIFKNTFADIENILTTCAENGTRFEIECYDIGHLYTLAHFVDRGLVKPPFFVQSVFGILGGIGAHAEDVAHMKRTADRLFGDSYSWSVLGAGANQMRIAAQAAAMGGNVRVGLEDSLWLGPGRMAKTNAEQVAKVRSIIEGLGLEIATPAEARDILQLKGADKVNF comes from the coding sequence ATGGCGCCTCGCAAGGTAATCATCACGTGTGCGGTGACGGGCTCGATCCACACGCCGTCGATGTCGGAGCATCTTCCGGTGACGGCGCAGGAGATCGCGGATGCCGCGATCGGGGCGGCGGAGGCGGGGGCGGCGATCGTGCACCTGCATGCGCGCGATCCGAAGAACGGCCTGCCCGACCAGTCGCCGGCGGCCTTCGAGCCGTTCCTCAAGGTGATCAAGCAGCGCTCCGACTGCGTGGTCAACATCACCACCGGCGGCGCCTCGACCATGACGATCGCCGAGCGGCTGCAGCCGGTGGCGACCTTCAAGCCGGAGGTCGCCTCGCTCAACATGGGCTCGATGAACTTCGGCCTCTACCCGATGCTCGCCCGCTTCAAGGAGTTCAAGCACGACTGGGAGCTGCCCTATCTCGAAGGCTCGCGCGACCGCATCTTCAAGAACACCTTCGCCGACATCGAGAACATCCTGACGACCTGCGCGGAGAACGGCACGCGCTTCGAGATCGAGTGCTACGACATCGGCCATCTCTACACGCTGGCGCATTTCGTCGACCGCGGCCTGGTGAAGCCGCCGTTCTTCGTGCAGTCGGTGTTCGGCATCCTGGGCGGCATCGGGGCGCATGCGGAGGATGTGGCGCACATGAAGCGGACGGCCGACCGTCTGTTCGGCGACAGCTATTCGTGGTCTGTGCTGGGAGCGGGCGCGAACCAGATGCGGATCGCCGCGCAGGCGGCCGCGATGGGCGGCAATGTCCGCGTCGGGCTGGAGGATTCGCTGTGGCTCGGGCCGGGGCGGATGGCGAAGACGAATGCCGAGCAGGTCGCCAAGGTGCGCTCCATCATCGAAGGCCTTGGGCTGGAGATCGCCACCCCCGCCGAGGCCCGCGATATCCTGCAGCTCAAGGGCGCAGACAAGGTGAATTTCTGA
- a CDS encoding DUF6282 family protein: protein MADTTTNYPMIVPLPEMSAARKAEVADLLVGAIDLHCHSGPAAMPRILGHTEAFRMAEEAGFKALLYKDHYYVGMPHCAVLKDIYPDSKVELFSGVALNNASGGINPHAVDHAIKLGGKIVWFPTFAAKNHIEAYAAKSFPKTAKPMLPPIPLTVLDANGKLTDDTKQICDLIAEGDIILAGGHLHVSELFILFEEAKKRGVKKMMVNHPSYIIGCSDEDIRGLVALGAYMEHSICMFIPGRAKQHETEDLIHMMEVAGVDRTILGSDLGLTQAPKPVDGYRMIVSDLLDHQVSKADIRKITSANAAGLLGLAA from the coding sequence ATGGCCGACACCACGACGAACTATCCGATGATCGTGCCGCTTCCGGAAATGAGCGCGGCGCGCAAGGCCGAAGTCGCCGATCTGCTGGTCGGCGCGATCGACCTTCATTGCCATTCCGGTCCGGCCGCGATGCCACGTATCCTCGGGCATACCGAGGCGTTCCGGATGGCGGAGGAAGCGGGTTTCAAGGCGCTGCTCTACAAGGACCACTACTATGTCGGCATGCCGCACTGCGCGGTGCTGAAGGACATCTATCCGGATTCGAAGGTCGAGCTCTTCTCCGGCGTCGCGCTGAACAATGCGTCCGGCGGCATCAACCCGCACGCCGTTGACCACGCGATCAAGCTCGGCGGCAAGATCGTCTGGTTCCCGACCTTCGCGGCCAAGAACCACATCGAAGCCTATGCCGCGAAGTCGTTCCCGAAGACGGCGAAGCCGATGCTGCCGCCGATCCCGCTGACCGTGCTCGACGCCAATGGCAAGCTGACCGACGATACAAAGCAGATCTGCGACCTGATCGCGGAAGGCGACATCATCCTCGCCGGCGGCCACCTGCACGTCTCGGAACTGTTCATCCTGTTCGAGGAAGCGAAGAAGCGTGGCGTGAAGAAGATGATGGTCAACCATCCAAGCTACATCATCGGCTGCTCGGACGAGGACATCAGGGGCCTGGTGGCGCTTGGCGCCTATATGGAGCACTCGATCTGCATGTTCATTCCCGGTCGCGCCAAGCAGCACGAGACGGAGGACCTGATCCACATGATGGAGGTTGCGGGCGTCGACCGCACCATCCTCGGCTCCGACCTCGGACTGACCCAGGCGCCGAAGCCGGTCGACGGCTACCGGATGATCGTCTCCGACCTGCTCGACCATCAGGTGTCGAAGGCTGACATCAGGAAGATCACCTCGGCGAACGCCGCCGGCCTGCTGGGCCTCGCGGCCTGA
- a CDS encoding SDR family NAD(P)-dependent oxidoreductase translates to MTGKLAGKVALVVGGSRGIGAAVARRLAADGAAVAIGYRSATAEAETIVNEIVASGGRARAVKGDIGVDGDAMRMVEEAHRHFGRLDALVNAAGIGPYRPLAKVDEAYVRAMFDTNVLGSIMLTKAAAAAMAGQGGRIVHFSSRLAYSPIPTSTVYAASKAAVVALVQGYAKELGPSGITVNAVAPGVIETDMTTAIIAERGDQIRAATPLGRIGQPDDIAGIVSFLVSDDARWISGRTILADGGLT, encoded by the coding sequence ATGACCGGAAAGCTCGCAGGCAAGGTGGCGTTGGTCGTCGGCGGCTCACGCGGGATCGGCGCGGCCGTGGCGCGGCGGCTCGCGGCGGACGGCGCCGCGGTCGCAATCGGATACCGTTCGGCGACGGCCGAGGCCGAGACGATTGTGAACGAGATCGTCGCGTCGGGGGGCCGGGCACGCGCGGTCAAAGGCGATATCGGTGTCGATGGCGACGCTATGCGGATGGTCGAGGAAGCGCATCGGCATTTCGGTCGGCTCGACGCGCTGGTCAACGCGGCGGGGATAGGTCCGTACCGGCCGCTGGCCAAGGTCGACGAGGCTTATGTGCGGGCGATGTTCGACACCAACGTGCTCGGCTCGATCATGCTGACCAAGGCGGCGGCGGCCGCCATGGCGGGGCAGGGCGGGCGGATCGTGCATTTCTCTTCGCGCCTCGCCTACAGCCCGATCCCGACCAGCACCGTCTACGCCGCCTCGAAGGCGGCCGTCGTCGCGTTGGTGCAAGGCTATGCGAAGGAGCTGGGCCCGAGCGGCATCACCGTCAATGCCGTGGCGCCGGGCGTGATCGAGACCGACATGACGACGGCGATCATCGCCGAACGCGGCGACCAGATCCGTGCCGCGACGCCGCTCGGCCGCATCGGCCAGCCCGATGACATCGCCGGCATCGTCTCCTTCCTCGTCTCCGACGACGCGCGGTGGATCAGCGGCCGCACCATCCTGGCGGACGGCGGGCTGACGTGA
- a CDS encoding HpcH/HpaI aldolase family protein, whose translation MIQSSAARSFRQRFIAGETLVGTFVKTPASHPVEILGQAGFEFVVIDEEHAPWDRVTIDHALLAARASGTAGIVRVAEPSAAKILAVLDDGATGVLVPHVSSVTKAQEIARACRFRGGRRGFSNTTRAGNFGAVGVWPHVDAQDASVTFIAMIEDPEALDEIDAIVATEGLDGVFIGRGDLTVALGAPAMDAPEIMATCEKIIAAAKKVGKPVAMMVANADDANRFHKMGATTFIVASDQGFMRQAALKAYADISAVGAKSA comes from the coding sequence ATGATACAGTCTTCCGCCGCTCGCAGTTTCCGCCAGCGCTTCATCGCCGGGGAGACCCTTGTCGGCACCTTCGTCAAGACGCCGGCGAGCCACCCCGTGGAGATCCTCGGCCAGGCCGGGTTCGAGTTCGTGGTGATCGACGAGGAGCACGCGCCGTGGGATCGCGTGACGATCGACCATGCGCTGCTGGCAGCGCGGGCGTCCGGCACCGCCGGCATCGTGCGGGTTGCCGAGCCGAGTGCGGCCAAGATCCTCGCGGTGCTCGACGACGGCGCGACCGGCGTGCTGGTGCCGCATGTGAGCTCGGTCACCAAGGCACAGGAGATCGCCAGGGCTTGCCGCTTCCGCGGCGGCCGGCGCGGCTTCTCCAACACGACGCGTGCCGGGAATTTCGGCGCTGTCGGCGTCTGGCCGCATGTCGACGCGCAGGACGCGTCGGTGACGTTCATCGCGATGATCGAGGACCCCGAAGCGCTGGACGAGATCGATGCGATCGTCGCCACCGAGGGGCTGGACGGCGTCTTCATCGGCCGCGGCGATCTGACGGTCGCGCTCGGCGCGCCTGCAATGGACGCGCCTGAGATCATGGCCACCTGCGAGAAGATCATCGCCGCCGCCAAGAAGGTAGGCAAGCCGGTGGCGATGATGGTCGCCAATGCCGACGACGCCAACCGCTTCCACAAGATGGGCGCGACGACGTTCATCGTCGCGTCCGACCAGGGTTTCATGCGCCAGGCGGCGCTGAAGGCCTATGCAGACATTTCCGCCGTGGGCGCCAAGAGCGCCTGA
- the bcsN gene encoding cellulose biosynthesis protein BcsN — MTRHALNGSVEPAKAFALPPPGGPAVTGVIERTYSNAIQQEIVLASDTAVSGQNMIRIQIFGRTGQGAGTSRAGDPFLASSDIGRELRAYFPGVAMRRSPLYAQNSYGPFGYAVGTHGSGDMCLYGWQRMTSAKNAGPFSPQGSIQVRMRICQRGASERSLLAMMYGYTINASLPGGWNPYGNAPDPDPRLGRTGQTVNPADGSWVDGVAEPAPQPAVRRTVRTSASPPPKPAAEAVPAPPAGAPVVPPPPGEGSVPIVPTPPPGGG; from the coding sequence GTGACGCGCCACGCGCTTAACGGCAGCGTGGAGCCGGCCAAGGCGTTCGCGCTGCCGCCGCCCGGTGGTCCCGCGGTCACCGGCGTTATCGAGCGCACCTACAGCAATGCCATCCAGCAGGAGATCGTGCTTGCATCCGACACGGCTGTGTCGGGGCAGAACATGATCCGGATACAGATTTTCGGACGCACGGGGCAGGGCGCCGGCACATCGCGCGCAGGCGATCCCTTTCTGGCCTCATCCGACATCGGCCGTGAGCTGAGGGCCTATTTTCCAGGTGTGGCGATGCGCCGGTCGCCGCTCTATGCGCAAAACAGCTACGGACCCTTTGGCTACGCCGTCGGCACGCATGGGTCGGGCGACATGTGCCTCTATGGCTGGCAGCGCATGACCAGCGCCAAGAATGCCGGCCCGTTTTCGCCTCAGGGGTCGATCCAGGTCAGAATGCGCATCTGCCAGCGCGGCGCCAGCGAGCGCTCGCTGCTCGCGATGATGTACGGCTACACCATCAACGCATCTCTGCCGGGCGGATGGAACCCTTACGGAAACGCGCCGGACCCGGATCCTCGTCTCGGCAGGACGGGGCAGACAGTCAATCCCGCCGACGGCTCCTGGGTCGACGGGGTAGCGGAACCTGCGCCGCAGCCGGCTGTGCGGCGGACTGTGCGCACCAGCGCGTCGCCGCCGCCGAAGCCGGCCGCCGAGGCGGTGCCTGCTCCTCCCGCGGGCGCGCCGGTGGTGCCTCCTCCTCCGGGCGAAGGATCGGTGCCGATCGTGCCCACTCCGCCGCCGGGCGGAGGATAG
- a CDS encoding TRAP transporter large permease: MGAFFGSFLLLLATGVPIAFALGVGGMFYLFLSGNGAVILALPQRMMAGVDQFILLTIPLFLLAGMLMNVGGITDRIVTFARAMVGHRRGGMSSVTVLSSGFFAGISGSATAEASALGSILIPAMQKQGIPPAYAAALVGVSSIMGPIIPPSITMIIYGVLSGTSIGQLFLAGVGPGLLLAGGLLAYAGYRARRDGFPVTPKMGWGDRRAATIRTLPALILPLIIVVGIKAGIFTPTEAAAVAVIYALIVGFAYRDLTLGRVWEAMIATTIVSSSILFITAMANIVAFVFTLEQVPTTIAQAVLTVSDNPIVVLIMLNLVLLVLGMFLEPISILILTMPILMQFLKIIGMDPVQFGTMVVLNVVIGMATPPVGILLFIVCAASGQSLTAVSREALPLLAVCLLVLVLVAALPAVTLWLPHAMLVGN; encoded by the coding sequence ATGGGCGCGTTTTTTGGTTCGTTTCTACTGTTGCTCGCGACCGGCGTGCCGATCGCATTCGCGCTCGGCGTCGGCGGGATGTTCTACTTGTTCCTCTCGGGCAACGGCGCGGTCATTCTCGCCCTCCCGCAGCGGATGATGGCCGGCGTCGACCAGTTCATCCTGCTCACCATCCCGCTCTTCCTGCTCGCCGGCATGCTGATGAACGTCGGCGGCATCACGGATCGCATCGTCACCTTCGCTCGCGCCATGGTCGGTCACAGGCGCGGCGGCATGTCGTCGGTGACGGTGCTCTCATCGGGCTTCTTCGCGGGCATCTCGGGGAGCGCGACTGCGGAGGCCTCGGCGCTCGGTTCGATCCTGATCCCCGCGATGCAGAAGCAGGGCATTCCGCCGGCCTATGCGGCGGCGCTGGTCGGCGTCAGCTCGATCATGGGGCCGATCATCCCGCCGTCGATTACCATGATCATCTACGGGGTGCTGTCCGGCACATCCATCGGACAGCTCTTCCTCGCAGGCGTCGGACCGGGGCTGCTTCTTGCAGGCGGACTGCTCGCCTATGCCGGATATCGCGCCCGCCGCGACGGGTTTCCGGTAACGCCGAAAATGGGGTGGGGCGACAGGCGGGCGGCGACCATTCGCACGCTGCCAGCGCTGATCCTGCCGCTGATCATCGTGGTCGGTATCAAGGCCGGCATCTTTACGCCGACCGAGGCGGCAGCGGTGGCCGTGATCTACGCGCTCATCGTTGGCTTCGCCTATCGCGACCTCACGCTGGGCAGGGTCTGGGAGGCGATGATCGCTACAACGATCGTAAGTTCCTCCATTCTGTTCATCACGGCGATGGCGAACATTGTCGCCTTCGTCTTCACTCTCGAACAAGTTCCGACGACCATCGCGCAGGCGGTGCTGACGGTCAGCGACAATCCGATCGTCGTGCTGATCATGCTGAACCTCGTGCTGCTCGTCCTCGGCATGTTCCTGGAGCCGATCTCGATCCTGATCCTCACCATGCCGATCCTGATGCAGTTCCTGAAAATCATCGGCATGGACCCGGTGCAGTTCGGCACAATGGTCGTGCTCAACGTGGTGATCGGCATGGCTACGCCGCCGGTGGGCATCCTGCTCTTCATCGTCTGCGCCGCCTCCGGGCAATCGCTGACGGCGGTCTCGCGCGAGGCGCTGCCACTGCTTGCGGTCTGTCTGCTCGTGCTGGTCCTTGTCGCCGCGCTTCCTGCCGTCACGCTCTGGCTGCCGCACGCGATGCTCGTGGGCAACTGA
- a CDS encoding TRAP transporter substrate-binding protein — MLTRRQLIVSTGAMAATLAMPHVSRAAPIKMRLAHAANEIHPGHIAAVEFKKALEALVPGAIDITIFPNRQLGEDKQNLESAMAGTNELCGCSGVLFPLVTGRQALDAYQLPFLIKDYDHFAKIAMSDIGQKVLDDLAPAGLVGLQTTDIGQRHFLSATKVVKSVPDFAGLKTRILPVPLHKAIWEGVGVSPVGMPYGEVYGALETKVIDAVEINVSSMLGENLWEVGKNFTLTGHYPWHNVIAMNKAVFDGLPEELQKAVREAGRTSVAPTLEYTKNQDLTGRDELKAKGVQIHNLENLAEMQAKVAPIVETWSAKDPLIAEFVTAARGMA, encoded by the coding sequence ATGCTGACCCGCAGACAACTCATCGTGTCGACAGGCGCGATGGCCGCTACGCTTGCCATGCCCCACGTCTCGCGCGCCGCACCGATCAAGATGCGTCTCGCCCATGCCGCCAATGAAATTCATCCCGGCCATATCGCCGCGGTCGAATTCAAGAAGGCGCTCGAGGCACTTGTGCCCGGCGCGATCGACATCACCATCTTCCCGAACCGCCAGCTCGGCGAGGACAAGCAGAACCTCGAGTCGGCCATGGCCGGCACGAACGAGCTGTGCGGCTGCTCCGGCGTGCTGTTCCCGCTCGTGACGGGCCGTCAGGCGCTCGACGCCTACCAGCTGCCGTTCCTGATCAAGGACTACGACCACTTCGCCAAGATCGCGATGAGCGATATCGGGCAGAAGGTGCTGGACGACCTCGCGCCCGCCGGCCTTGTCGGCCTGCAGACCACCGACATCGGCCAGCGCCACTTCCTGTCGGCCACCAAGGTCGTCAAGTCCGTGCCCGATTTCGCCGGCCTCAAGACCCGCATCCTGCCCGTGCCCCTGCACAAGGCGATCTGGGAAGGCGTCGGCGTGTCGCCGGTGGGCATGCCCTACGGCGAAGTCTATGGCGCCCTCGAAACCAAGGTCATCGACGCGGTGGAGATCAACGTCTCCTCGATGCTCGGCGAGAACCTGTGGGAGGTCGGCAAGAACTTCACCCTGACCGGCCACTATCCGTGGCACAACGTCATCGCCATGAACAAGGCGGTGTTCGACGGGCTGCCGGAGGAGCTGCAGAAGGCAGTGCGCGAGGCCGGCCGCACGTCGGTGGCTCCGACGCTCGAATACACGAAGAACCAGGACCTGACCGGCCGCGATGAACTCAAGGCCAAGGGCGTGCAGATCCACAACCTGGAGAATCTTGCCGAAATGCAGGCCAAGGTCGCTCCGATCGTCGAGACCTGGAGCGCCAAGGATCCGCTGATCGCCGAATTCGTCACCGCCGCGCGCGGCATGGCCTGA